AAAATTTTAAAGTTGCGTTAATTAGAGAACCGGGCGGAGTTCAAATTTCTGAGAAAATTAGAAATATAATTCTTGATAGAAAAAATGAAGAAATGTTTTTTGAAACCGAACTTTTACTATTTTCTTCAAGCAGAGCTCAATTAGTGAGAGAAGAAATTATTCCCAAATTAAATGATGGATTTATTATTATTTCGGATAGATTTCATGATTCCTCAATTGCTTATCAAGGTTATGGCAGAGGACTTGACGTAAAATTTGTTTCTGATCTTCAAAAATTTGCAATAGGTAATGCAATTCCTGATTTAACTTTTTTTCTTGATATCCCAATTGAAGAAGTAAACAAAAGAAAATCAAATATTCAGAATTCAGAACTTGATAGAATTGAAATTTCGAAAAATTCATTTTATGAAAATGTAAGAAACGGATATAAAAATATTGCAAAAAATGAGGAACGGTTTATCACAATTGATGGTTTAATGTCCAAAGAAAAAATTCACGAAGAAATAAAAATCATTGTTGAAAATTTATTAAAAGGTAAAAAAAATAATGAGTAAAAATATCTATAAATTTTTTGCTGTGTTGTTAATTATAATTTTGGGCGGATTTATAAACAGCGATTCGGATATTTATTTTAAAATGTCTAAAGCAATTGATATTTACGGAAGAGTATATAAAGAAGTTACACTAAATTATGTTGATGAAGTAAAACCTGAAGAATTTATGCTGCAAGGAATACAAGGAATGCTTGAAGCTTTGGATCCTTATACAGTTTATATAGATGAAAAACATCAAAAAGATATTGAACTTATTACAAAAGGGAAATACGGCGGAATTGGTGCAACCGTTGGTTTGTACAATGATAAAATTACAATAGTGGATTTGATTGAAGGATATTCAGCTCAGCGTCAAGGAATTAGAATTGGCGATGTTATTAAAAAAGTAGATTCAATAAATATTACTAAAGAAAATTATGATGAATTGGGTAATTATTTAAAACGTGAGCCCGGAACGGAAATTTCCCTAACAATTGAAAGAGAAGGTGTAAAAGGTGAAATTATTTTTAACTTGGTAAGTGAAGAAATTGAAATAAAAAATTTAACTTATTATGGATTTGTACCTGAAAACAGTAATAATGTTTATTTAAAGTTAAGCAGTTTTTCACGTAGTGCCGGAGATGAAATAAGAAAAGCATTACACGAGTTGAAAATTCAAAAAGATATAAATTCTGTAATTCTTGATCTTAGAGGAAACCCCGGCGGATTGCTTGATGCGGCAATTGATGTAAGTGAAAAATTTCTAATAAAAGGACAAAAAGTTGTTTCAATAAAAGGTCGTGATGAATTAAAAGAACAAATTTTTAATGCCCAAGAAGAACCAATTGCGGGAAAATCAAAATTAATTTTGCTTGTTGATAATGGTTCTGCATCTGCATCAGAAATTGTTGCCGGTGCAATTCAAGATCATGATCGTGGAATTATTATTGGTACAAAATCTTACGGAAAAGGTTTGGTTCAAACTGTAATTCCTTTATCATTTAATACATCTTTAAAAATGACGACTGCAAGATATTACACACCAAGCGGAAGATGTATTCAAGAAATTGATTACTCGCAAGAAAAAGAATTGTTTACTGAAAATGTTGATAAAGATAGCACAATTTATTTTACGGATAATAAAAGAGAAGTTTATTCTAAAGGTGGAATTGTGCCTGATTCTATTGTTACAAATTCATCAGAATCTCATTTAGTCAGAAGTTTATTGGCTAAAGGAATGTTTTTTAAATTTGCCACAAACTTTTTTAATACTTCGGCAAACGGAAATTTGAAAAATGAAAATGATGATTTATTTAATTCATTTTTAAAATATTTGGAAAAAGAAGATTTTAATTATCAAACTCAGTCAGAAATTTTGATTTCTGAATTGAAAGAATCAATTAAGAAAGAAGGTTATAATTCAAATTTGATAGATGAAGTTTCAAAATTGGATTTGAAATTTGACGATGTAAAAAAGAAAGAATTAAATAAATATAAAACGGATATAATTTCTGAAATTAAACAAGAACTTGCCGCAAGAAACGATGGAAGAAAAGGCAGAATAACCGAATCTCTTAAATATGATAATCAGTTTGCAACTGCAATAGAAATAATAAATAAAAATAAAGTTTTTAATTCTTTGTTAAATTCAAAAAATTAATTTTTTGCAAAATTTACTTTTGTAATGCAAAATGGATTTCAGCATCTAACATAAAAAAATTCCGAAATAATCTTACTTTCTGTAATCAGTTTCGGAATTACAAAATTATAAGTTTATTTTATTGCTAAAAGTTTTAACTATTCATAAAACAAATTTTTTTGAAAAATGTTAAATTTACTTTTGAGTTTAACCTTTTTTGCATTTCTGCATCAAATTAGAGATTAAAAGTAAAATATGAATAAAATTAGGAGGAATAATGTCTGAAACACAAGTAAAAGAAACACTTGAATTTAAAGCCGAGGTGAAACAACTTTTAGATATTTTAGTTCACTCGCTTTATACACACAAAGAAATATTCTTACGTGAATTAATTTCCAACGCTTCCGATGCAATGGATAAATTACGGTTTGAATCGAATAAAGGAACGGATATTGCTGATAGCAATCTGGAATTGGAAATTAATATTTCTGCAAATAAGGATAAAAAAATTATTACAATTTCCGATACGGGAATTGGAATGACGCATGATGAGATTATCCAAAATATCGGCACAATCGCAAAATCGGGAACTTCAGATTTTCTAAAAATACTTAAGGAAAATAAAGAAGATTCCAGCAATATTATTGGAAGATTTGGAATTGGATTCTATTCCGTATTTATGGTTGCTAAAGAAGTTGTTATCAAAACAAAATCTTTTAAAAAAGACGAACCGGCGATGAAATGGATTTCTGATGGTTTGGGAACTTATTCAATTTCCGAATTTGATGAACCATTTAAAAGAGGTACAACAATTGAAGTTCATTTAAAAGATGAAATGGATGAATTTTTAGAAAAATACAGATTGGATTCAATCGTAAAAAAACATTCAAGTTTTATAAGTTTTCCAATCAAAGTTGAAAACGAAAGAGTAAATACAGTTTCTGCTTTGTGGCGAGAACCAAAAACAAATATTAAACCGGAACAATACACCGAGTTTTACAAATTTTTAACTTATGATCAAGATGAACCTTTAACAACAATTCACAGAACAGTTGATGCGCCGATTCAATTTACAAGTTTGTTATTCATGCCCAAAAGGAATATGGATATTTGGGGTTACAATCGTGAAGAATACGGTTTAGATCTTTATGTTCGCCGTGTATTAATTCAGCATCAAAATAAAGATTTATTACCGGAATATTTAAACTTTGTTAAAGGTGTTGTTGATTCTGAAGATTTGCCTTTAAATATTTCCAGAGAAACTTTGCAAGAAAATATTATTTTCACAAAAATTGCCGGAAGTGTGACAACACAAATTTTATCACATCTTCAAACTTTGTCTGAAAAAGAAGAAGACAAATTCAAAACATTTTGGAAAGAACACGGCAAAACTTTTAAAATGGGATATATGGATTTTCCAAATCATGAAAAATTCAGCAAACTTTTAAGATTTAATACTTCTGTTTCTAAAGATGCAGATGAACTTTTCAGCTTGGATCAATATGTTGAGAGAATGAAAAAAGATCAAAAGGAAATTTATTACTTAGCTGGAAATTCAAGAGAATCAATTATGCTGGATCCTCAATTGGAAATTTTCAAAACAAAAGGAATTGAAGTTTTGTATTTGTATGATCCGATGGACGAATTTGTAATGGATTCTTTGAGAAAGTATAAAGACTTTGAGCTTAAATCAACTGAACAAGCAGATGTGAAAAAGTTAAATAAATTAGATGATGTTGAAGAAAATAAAAAAGATAAAGTTGAGGAACTTACCAAAGATGATAAAAAACATTTTTCAAGTTTGATGAAAAGAATGAAAGATATTTTAGGCGATAGAATTAAAGACGTAAAAGAATCCGATAGATTAACCGGAAGCCCAATTGTACTTGTAAATCCTGAAGGTGGAATGACATCAACAATGCAAAAATTGATGAATATTACCGGAAAAACATCCACGGTTCCGCAAAAAGTTATGGAAGTAAATAAAGATCATAAACTTATTAGAAATTTGCTAAAAGTATACAAGGCAAATGACAAAGATGAATATATTATAACAGTTGTTGAGCAGCTTTATGAATCTTCACTTTTACTTGAAGGATTTTTATACGATCCGCATAAACTTGTAAATAGAGTAAATTCTCTTTTGGAAAACTCAAGCGATTGGTATACAAACGTTAACAAACTCTAAAATTACACTTTAAGAACATTCCATATTTTTTAATATGGAATGTTTAAAATTCACCACAAACAATTAAAAAAAAATTAAACCCATTTCCAATCGCCCGAATTCCGTCAAACAAATCAGCAATTTGATAAGTGAAGAGAAATAATATAGGATAAAAAATATACGGCTTAATTAAAGATAGTTGAAATATTTTCTTAACAAATTTTGAATTAACAAAATATTTGTATGAAATATAACTAAATGCAATTCCGATAATTGCACCGACAAAAATATCCGATGGATAATGTAATCCTAAATAAATTCTTGGAAAAGAAATAATAATTGCTGTATAAATTATTGCGAAAAATCCAACAATTCGTGAAATAAAAAATAATCCGGATGCCAAAGTAAAATATAAAACCGCATGATCGCTCGGCATTGAACTCCAGCCTTCCAATAAAAATGCGTTCATTCCGTGAGGAACTTCAAAACTAAGTTCGTCATCATGAATTGGTCTATGTCTGAAAGGAAGAATAACAGCTAAAATTCTTGCTGTTGCCATTGCGATAAAACTTCCTACTAAATTTGAAATTACCAAAATTCTGTTTCCAAAATTTGAATTTCGATTAAAAAACCATGCCCACCAAATTGCAAAAGATAAAATGCCGCCTTTTAATAAATTATTGTTTGAAAGAAATACAATGAATTTATCAAAAAATAAGGACTGCTGTGAAAATTGATTTAAATATTCTATGATTATTAAATCTAACATTAACATTTTTTTGCTTTCTAATAATTTTGATAAATATATTAATAAAATTTTCCCATTTTGGAAATGAAAATCGAAATTGTATGATTTAAATCATGTTTAATAAAAAAATTATTTAGAATTTATTTTATGAAAAAATCTAAATGTGATTTATCTCGTTTGATCGGAAAATTTATTCAATATTTTTAACTTTATTATTAACAAAATTAAAATTTATGAACGCAAGTATTTCACTCGATTTGGATAATCAATGGGCTTATATGAAAGTTCATGGCGATGCCGGTTGGGAAAATTATCCTTCCTATTTAAATAAATTTCTTCCCCACGGATTGGAAATGTTGAAGAAATATAATTTAAAAATTACATTTTTTATTGTTGGTAGAGATGCTGATGATGAAAAAAATTCTGATGCAATAAGTGAAATTTCAAAATACGGGCACGAAGTTGGAAATCATTCATATAACCATGAAGCTTGGTTTCATCTTTATAATAGAAATGAAATTTTGGATGAATTAAATAAAACCGAAGAAGCAATTGAAAAAGTTACGAGTTTAAAACCAATTGGTTTTAGAGGTCCGGGTTTTAGCAGAAGTAAATTATTATTTGAAATTCTGAAAGAAAAAAAATATTTATATGATGCTTCAACTTTGCCAACGTGGATTGGTCCGCTTGCAAGAACATATTATTTCCGTCAATCGAATCTAACAAAAGAAGAAAGAAAAACCCGCGAAGGTTTATTCGGATCTTTTTCCGATGGATTTAAAACTATAAAACCATTTAAATGGAATTTGGGAAATAATTCAGAATTATTGGAAATTCCAGTTAGTACAATTCCAATTTTAAAAGTTCCATTTCATTTTAGTTATTTACATTATTTGGCAAAAGTTAATGTGGGCTTAATGAATTCGTATTTGCAGACTGCAATTTCGCTTTGCAAATTAACAAATACAGAACCAAGTTTTTTACTTCATCCGCTTGATTTAATTGGCTGTGATTTAATTCCAGAACTAAACTTTTTTCCGGGAATGGATTTATCAAGCAGTTATAAAGCTGAATTATTTGATATTGTTATGGAAAAAATGACTTCCAATTTTAACTTAGTTTGTATGAGCGAACATGCAAATGAAATTTTAAAAAGAAAAAATTTGCCAATTAAGATA
The nucleotide sequence above comes from Ignavibacteriota bacterium. Encoded proteins:
- the tmk gene encoding dTMP kinase, giving the protein MFITFEGLDFCGKSTQVKLLHEFLISQNFKVALIREPGGVQISEKIRNIILDRKNEEMFFETELLLFSSSRAQLVREEIIPKLNDGFIIISDRFHDSSIAYQGYGRGLDVKFVSDLQKFAIGNAIPDLTFFLDIPIEEVNKRKSNIQNSELDRIEISKNSFYENVRNGYKNIAKNEERFITIDGLMSKEKIHEEIKIIVENLLKGKKNNE
- a CDS encoding polysaccharide deacetylase family protein, whose amino-acid sequence is MNASISLDLDNQWAYMKVHGDAGWENYPSYLNKFLPHGLEMLKKYNLKITFFIVGRDADDEKNSDAISEISKYGHEVGNHSYNHEAWFHLYNRNEILDELNKTEEAIEKVTSLKPIGFRGPGFSRSKLLFEILKEKKYLYDASTLPTWIGPLARTYYFRQSNLTKEERKTREGLFGSFSDGFKTIKPFKWNLGNNSELLEIPVSTIPILKVPFHFSYLHYLAKVNVGLMNSYLQTAISLCKLTNTEPSFLLHPLDLIGCDLIPELNFFPGMDLSSSYKAELFDIVMEKMTSNFNLVCMSEHANEILKRKNLPIKIV
- the htpG gene encoding molecular chaperone HtpG; amino-acid sequence: MSETQVKETLEFKAEVKQLLDILVHSLYTHKEIFLRELISNASDAMDKLRFESNKGTDIADSNLELEINISANKDKKIITISDTGIGMTHDEIIQNIGTIAKSGTSDFLKILKENKEDSSNIIGRFGIGFYSVFMVAKEVVIKTKSFKKDEPAMKWISDGLGTYSISEFDEPFKRGTTIEVHLKDEMDEFLEKYRLDSIVKKHSSFISFPIKVENERVNTVSALWREPKTNIKPEQYTEFYKFLTYDQDEPLTTIHRTVDAPIQFTSLLFMPKRNMDIWGYNREEYGLDLYVRRVLIQHQNKDLLPEYLNFVKGVVDSEDLPLNISRETLQENIIFTKIAGSVTTQILSHLQTLSEKEEDKFKTFWKEHGKTFKMGYMDFPNHEKFSKLLRFNTSVSKDADELFSLDQYVERMKKDQKEIYYLAGNSRESIMLDPQLEIFKTKGIEVLYLYDPMDEFVMDSLRKYKDFELKSTEQADVKKLNKLDDVEENKKDKVEELTKDDKKHFSSLMKRMKDILGDRIKDVKESDRLTGSPIVLVNPEGGMTSTMQKLMNITGKTSTVPQKVMEVNKDHKLIRNLLKVYKANDKDEYIITVVEQLYESSLLLEGFLYDPHKLVNRVNSLLENSSDWYTNVNKL
- a CDS encoding phosphatase PAP2 family protein — its product is MLMLDLIIIEYLNQFSQQSLFFDKFIVFLSNNNLLKGGILSFAIWWAWFFNRNSNFGNRILVISNLVGSFIAMATARILAVILPFRHRPIHDDELSFEVPHGMNAFLLEGWSSMPSDHAVLYFTLASGLFFISRIVGFFAIIYTAIIISFPRIYLGLHYPSDIFVGAIIGIAFSYISYKYFVNSKFVKKIFQLSLIKPYIFYPILFLFTYQIADLFDGIRAIGNGFNFFLIVCGEF
- a CDS encoding S41 family peptidase, encoding MSKNIYKFFAVLLIIILGGFINSDSDIYFKMSKAIDIYGRVYKEVTLNYVDEVKPEEFMLQGIQGMLEALDPYTVYIDEKHQKDIELITKGKYGGIGATVGLYNDKITIVDLIEGYSAQRQGIRIGDVIKKVDSINITKENYDELGNYLKREPGTEISLTIEREGVKGEIIFNLVSEEIEIKNLTYYGFVPENSNNVYLKLSSFSRSAGDEIRKALHELKIQKDINSVILDLRGNPGGLLDAAIDVSEKFLIKGQKVVSIKGRDELKEQIFNAQEEPIAGKSKLILLVDNGSASASEIVAGAIQDHDRGIIIGTKSYGKGLVQTVIPLSFNTSLKMTTARYYTPSGRCIQEIDYSQEKELFTENVDKDSTIYFTDNKREVYSKGGIVPDSIVTNSSESHLVRSLLAKGMFFKFATNFFNTSANGNLKNENDDLFNSFLKYLEKEDFNYQTQSEILISELKESIKKEGYNSNLIDEVSKLDLKFDDVKKKELNKYKTDIISEIKQELAARNDGRKGRITESLKYDNQFATAIEIINKNKVFNSLLNSKN